One region of Triticum aestivum cultivar Chinese Spring chromosome 6B, IWGSC CS RefSeq v2.1, whole genome shotgun sequence genomic DNA includes:
- the LOC123136699 gene encoding uncharacterized protein isoform X1 produces the protein MLAALFSLASWLSPSKAARLLVQQNICKGNELQFRLFTHEQVFRQKGDQLPRPVDVKFQSSVENTNIMVLAGGGLLARWSRSIKEIWTLARESYFFLGKAIMTVYIDLQ, from the exons ATGCTGGCGGCTTTGTTTTCCCTCGCATCGTGGTTGTCCCCGAGCAAGGCAGCCCG TCTATTGGTACAGCAAAATATATGCAAGGGCAATGAACTGCAATTTAGGCTTTTCACACACGAGCAAGTGTTTCGACAG AAAGGAGATCAACTTCCAAGACCAGTGGATGTTAAGTTCCAATCTTCAGTTGAAAACACAAATATT ATGGTACTTGCCGGAGGTGGTTTGCTTGCTCGATGGAGCCGATCAATCAAGGAGATTTGGACACTCGCTCGTGAGAGTTACTTTTTTTTAGGGAAAGCCATTATGACGGTGTATATTGATTTGCAATAA
- the LOC123136699 gene encoding uncharacterized protein isoform X2 has product MLAALFSLASWLSPSKAARLLVQQNICKGNELQFRLFTHEQVFRQKGDQLPRPVDVKFQSSVENTNIFYMISVDGTCRRWFACSMEPINQGDLDTRS; this is encoded by the exons ATGCTGGCGGCTTTGTTTTCCCTCGCATCGTGGTTGTCCCCGAGCAAGGCAGCCCG TCTATTGGTACAGCAAAATATATGCAAGGGCAATGAACTGCAATTTAGGCTTTTCACACACGAGCAAGTGTTTCGACAG AAAGGAGATCAACTTCCAAGACCAGTGGATGTTAAGTTCCAATCTTCAGTTGAAAACACAAATATT TTCTATATGATCTCTGTAGATGGTACTTGCCGGAGGTGGTTTGCTTGCTCGATGGAGCCGATCAATCAAGGAGATTTGGACACTCGCTCGTGA